The Cygnus olor isolate bCygOlo1 chromosome 28, bCygOlo1.pri.v2, whole genome shotgun sequence genome segment GGCGTCTAGGCCAAGATGTCAGAGGTGGAATCTCCGCAAGGGAAGCGGATAGCATGGGCAAGGCAAGGCCCATTGGGTTCCTTTCCAAAATCCACCAGGAAGTTCTTGTTCACGGTCAGGCCTCCTTTCTCAGTGTCCACATCAATCTGCAGCATGACAGAGCCTTCCCTGCGAGGGGGTGAGAGAGCAGGTATTACAGACAAGCACACCGGGGCCCTTCATGCCCTTCATGAGGTGGAGACATTCTCCCTGACATCTTGTCTTCTCCACAGAGAAGACAGCAGAGGCCCACTTCCAGCAGCGGCATACACCAGCACCCATGGCTCCGTGCTGAATTCTCACCGGAGGCGAGTAAACTGCCGGGCATGATGTGACAGATAGGCCGGGGCTTGCCTTTGTGTTGGAGGTCATCTTTACTAAACCAAAACATCTCTGGTGGAGCAGAGATGTGGCATGGCTCTGAGAGATCTACGGATGGATTCACTCCACCTGCAAGGTTGATCAATGTATGCGCTCCCAAGCCAAGCCCTGCCACTGCAGCTCCACACAGGGAGCAGGTTCAGAGGTGCATGGGAGACAACCGCATGTGCAATTCAACAAGAGCAAGCTGCAGCAACCGCAAATGCATCCTTGCAGTCCCCTGGGTGAGGCACCTTCCCCACTTCTAGCAATGAGGCCTTTCAAAAGAGGCCCCTTTCCTCCCACAGATTTCTTACTTGACCACGTTCGGGTAGAACTGCTTGTCCCACGTGCTGTAGAACGAGTTGGTGACGTACAGCCTCTTGCCATCCACGCTGAGCTGCATCTTACAAGGGCCACCGTACACCCTCTTGCACTGGAGGCACAACAGAGAGCAGTGATGTCACGGGcctctttctttcagcagacaagcaaaagcagaggcagcaaagcagagaggcagagcagaatGGCTGCCATCCCTCCTAACACAGGCAGGCTATTAAACACTGCAGGCACGCTGGCAACTGCCATGGAGACCTAACCCCAGAGACTCTGGGGAGAGaatgagcagagcagagccaaagTCCAAAGGACACCGTCGAACAGAGCGGCTGCGCAGCTCACCTTGATCACCAAGGGCTCCGGCTGGCACTTCAGCTCTTCATCTCTACACACAGTCACGGGCCCGCCTCTGAGGATGCTGCCTCCCACAAACACCTGGAAGCAAGGCAGTGGGAGACGTGTGGCTTGTCTTCTAACCACCGCCAGGTACCGCTAAGGAAGCCAACACTGCAagcccctctgcccctgccttACCTGTCCCACCAGCCTGGGCTTGCAGGTTTTGGAGATCTCGTACTGGCGGATGTCTCCATGCAGCCAGTTGCTGAGATACAGGTATTTGTCATCCAAGGAGATGACCATGTCGGCTGTGAAGGCTAGGACACAGAAAAAGGAACTCTGGAGGAGGCGGCGTCAGCAGAAAACTCAGCCCCTCTGACAAGGCGTGCATTGGGTTTACAGGGCACAGCCCTGAGGGCCAGCCGCTGGGCTTTGCCAGGCTGCACAACACAATGCtctcagaggaaaaaggaaacgCCACATCAGGGCTCACTAACCTGGCATCTTGGGGAGAATCCATCCCGTCACGTCCTTGGCTGGTATCTGAATCACCTCCTCTACTGACCAGGTGTCTCTCTGCAAAGGAACAAACACCGCACCATGGGCGTTCCTGGCTGCTCAGGCAAGAGCCCTCCCCTGCGCTCAACCGCTTGCGCAGCCAGGCAAATCTGCGCAAGGAAGGCTACCACTCCACGCAGCTACTATGAGCAGACAGAATTAAGGACAGCATTGTTTGATACCACTGGCTAGGCTCAGATCCTTTGCTAAAATTCATCTCCCAGATCTTCATCAAGGCAGTCCCAGCTGGTCACAATACCTTCACGTTCAGTGCAAAATCAGACACCGCTCACTCCAGCAGGTGTCCCCAAAGCAGGGTCTGGCTGTGGCCCCCTCCACGTGCCTACTCCTTCCACCCTACTGAGTACAGGCAGCGCTCAGTCCCAGATGTCTAAGTGTCTGCCATCGCAGTCAGGTGAGAGGACCCCATCTGATGAGCTCCAGAGATGATGGGAGAAGCTCAGGCACCACGTGGAGAGACCCGGCTCCTGCCGAGCACACACGCAGCAGGAGGATGCTGCCCTGAATTTCTTCCCTCAGCTTCTCAGTCACCCTGCAAGCTCACCACGCCACGCCTGGGTTTCTGGTGGCTGCTCGCGGAATACTTGCCTCGCAACAAGCCTTGTAGAAGCGGTAGATGATGCCACTCAGGGCACAGCTGACGTAGCCCTCAGCAGCATTGGGGTTGTGGAGGAATTTAACGCTCAGGGGCAAAGAGTCCTCCCCCAGGTCAAAGCACTGGGTCAGGGTGCGGCAGGACAAGTTCCACACATTCAGGCGGCGCCCAAAGACCcctgaggaagaggaaaggcGAGAGTcaggagagggcaggggagCTATGGAGATCGATAACACCTAAAAATGCTCCCTAGCAGGGACAGCCACGGCAGCGTCTACCCAGAATTAGCAGCAAAATGCAGTGACtttgggagcagagggagaagaCAGGAACCAGCCTGTCTTGAGGAGAGACGCTGAAAGTCCTGTGGCAGTGCTTGTAAGATGGGCCATTTTGGGTCAACTCCGCCTGCCCCCGCTCCCCGGTTCTGGACCATTCAGCAACCGCATCAACATCCTCCCATGATCCTGGTAAGTTCTGGCTTAGTGCTTGTATCCTCATTCTCACCTTTCTTCAAATCATCAGGATTAAATCCACGCCCCGCACGTTTTGGAACCAGTCCGGCAGAGCTGATGAGAACATTGTGGCAGGGCTGGTACCAGAAGTCATAGCCAGTTGGAGGGGCCTCGCACTCATTTTCCCAGTTACCCTTCAGCTCAAATGTCTCTCCATCCAGCACAATAAATCCTCCTGTGATGCAAGAGGGGATGCACAGCAGATCACACACTCCAATTCTGAATAGGTAAGATGGTTTGTGCAATAGCCTAAGTTAAAAGGCCAAGATATTCAATCCTATCTGGGTCATGCAGAATTTTCTGGATCGAAAAAATTGTCCCAACTTTATATTTGCTTAAGTGTGCATTCTTTGGCCAAATTATCTGTGTTGGCAGAGCTCACCCCACCTCCCTGTTCTCAAGGAGTGATGAATGAACCCCTTGCTAAAACAGGTAGACAGAATGCTTGAATCTGCAGAGGTGATCAGCATGTACTCTAGCACTTCTCTTTATGTCCCTTCCACACCCCTGTCTTGTGGCTTGTCATCGTGCTTGTAGCAGCCAAGAAATACTAGGAATTCTCAAAAACTATCCTACATCTGCTGTTTGACACTCTGAAAGTTTGTGGTTTGTaagcttatttttctaataGACTCACATTATCGGaaagattaaaggaaaaaataccttttccatTGCCAGCTGGATCTCCCATGTTGGCAATCAGTATATCACCATTAGGCAGGCTATGAACTATACTAAGGTATCCTTTGTTGCACTTCCAGAAGACATCCACCGGCTCAATCATCTGAAAGAAGTGTATACATACATAAGTCTCTGATTGAGCCGCTCATTTCAGACTACATGGCAGAGCCTTTTGCCATCTGAGGTTTCTGATGCTCGCAGGAGTTTTCTTTGCAAGAAATCACACGCGCTAGGCCTTGCTTGTCCttggaaagaagcaaagaagcCACTGAGCTCTCCTTTACAAGGACAACATGAATGCAGCAACTTGTAAGAGCTTATTTGCCCACCTTACTCTTTGGGATGGGGGCCAGGCATGGGGTGCTACACGGCTTCCAGTTACTAGACACTCCCTGAATGCAACAGGCACAGAGAAGGCAAGAAAATGAGGATCGGAGCCTCCCCTCAGTCTGAGGAGGAGAAATCTGAGGGGGAACCATGACCCAGGTCTCTAAGAtcagggggaagaaaagaagaggaggaacaCCTTCTTCCCTGTGCATTATTCCAGAAGTATCAGTTCCCAACTCCTTCCCAGAAACTTGTCTTTGAATCACCTCAGGCATACCTTACACAGCTTGGGAGCCCGGCACTGTGAACCCACATCCACCACGTAAATACGGGAAGAAATCAAACAGGGAAGAATCAGCTTGTTCCTTTTCGTTGTGATATTGTCAAAGCAGACGCTGCCAGCGCTCCACCCTGAGGAATGCAGCTCGTCTTTGAGGTTGGGCATGGGCAGGCGGTGGATCACCTAGGCAGTCAAAGGCAA includes the following:
- the LOC121060682 gene encoding methanethiol oxidase-like, which gives rise to MDRCRLQCYDYPVCPDVVKVPREELAYVTCTYRETCINQPDFLATVDLNPRSPYYCQVIHRLPMPNLKDELHSSGWSAGSVCFDNITTKRNKLILPCLISSRIYVVDVGSQCRAPKLCKMIEPVDVFWKCNKGYLSIVHSLPNGDILIANMGDPAGNGKGGFIVLDGETFELKGNWENECEAPPTGYDFWYQPCHNVLISSAGLVPKRAGRGFNPDDLKKGVFGRRLNVWNLSCRTLTQCFDLGEDSLPLSVKFLHNPNAAEGYVSCALSGIIYRFYKACCERDTWSVEEVIQIPAKDVTGWILPKMPAFTADMVISLDDKYLYLSNWLHGDIRQYEISKTCKPRLVGQVFVGGSILRGGPVTVCRDEELKCQPEPLVIKCKRVYGGPCKMQLSVDGKRLYVTNSFYSTWDKQFYPNVVKEGSVMLQIDVDTEKGGLTVNKNFLVDFGKEPNGPCLAHAIRFPCGDSTSDILA